One genomic segment of Burkholderiaceae bacterium includes these proteins:
- a CDS encoding choline dehydrogenase: MDYVIVGAGSAGCVLAARLTEDPDVQVTLLEAGGPDASVLIHCPAGLALLAKLGQANWAFQTVPQPGLNGRRGYQPRGKVLGGSSSINAMIYMRGVPQDYDAWAAEGNIGWCWDEVLPFFKRAEHNERGADAWHGTGGPLNVMDLSDPNPFAQAFVEAGVQAGQRHNRDFNGATQEGVGLYQVTHKAGERCSVAKGYLTPNLGRPNLHVLTGVRVTRVLLEQGHAVGVAYVQDGQEKTLRAEREVILSAGAIQSPQLLMLSGIGPAEHLRQHRIPVALDLPGVGAHLHDHPDVVQVWDVPGAHDLFGLSLAGAWRTVGDVQRWRRERRGPLTTNFAEAGGFIKSDAAQAVPDLQLHFVVGKLVDHGRATVLGHGFSCHVCVLRPQSRGSVRLAGKDPLAAPLIDPAFLQEGDDVRRLVRGFRQMREILGQNALARHGGREQSAGARSDAEIEAFVRQHADTIYHPVGSCRMGRGPMDVVDDRLRVRGIERLRVVDASVMPSVPGGNTNAPVVMMAEKAAWMIGRDGA; the protein is encoded by the coding sequence ATGGACTATGTGATTGTCGGCGCCGGCTCGGCCGGCTGCGTGCTGGCCGCGCGCCTGACCGAAGACCCGGACGTGCAGGTCACGCTGCTGGAGGCCGGCGGGCCCGACGCCAGCGTGCTGATCCACTGCCCGGCCGGCCTGGCGCTGCTGGCCAAGCTGGGCCAGGCCAACTGGGCCTTCCAGACCGTGCCGCAGCCGGGGCTGAACGGCCGCCGGGGCTACCAGCCGCGCGGCAAGGTGCTGGGCGGCTCCAGCTCGATCAACGCCATGATCTACATGCGCGGCGTGCCGCAGGACTACGACGCCTGGGCGGCCGAGGGCAACATCGGCTGGTGCTGGGACGAGGTGCTGCCCTTCTTCAAGCGCGCCGAGCACAACGAGCGCGGCGCCGACGCCTGGCATGGCACGGGCGGACCGCTGAACGTGATGGACCTGTCCGACCCCAACCCCTTCGCGCAGGCCTTCGTCGAGGCCGGCGTGCAGGCCGGGCAGCGGCACAACCGCGACTTCAACGGCGCCACGCAGGAAGGCGTGGGCCTGTACCAGGTCACGCACAAGGCGGGTGAGCGCTGCTCGGTGGCCAAGGGCTACCTCACGCCCAACCTGGGGCGGCCCAACCTGCACGTGCTGACCGGCGTGCGCGTCACGCGCGTGCTGCTGGAGCAGGGGCACGCCGTGGGCGTGGCCTATGTGCAGGACGGGCAGGAAAAGACGCTGCGCGCCGAGCGCGAGGTGATCCTGAGCGCGGGGGCCATCCAGTCGCCGCAGCTGCTGATGCTCTCGGGCATCGGCCCGGCCGAGCACCTGCGCCAGCACCGCATCCCCGTGGCGCTGGACCTGCCCGGCGTGGGCGCGCACCTGCACGACCACCCCGACGTGGTGCAGGTGTGGGACGTGCCCGGCGCGCACGATCTGTTCGGCCTGTCGCTGGCCGGCGCCTGGCGCACCGTGGGCGACGTGCAGCGCTGGCGGCGCGAGCGGCGCGGGCCGCTCACCACCAACTTCGCCGAGGCCGGCGGCTTCATCAAGAGCGACGCGGCGCAGGCCGTGCCCGACCTGCAGCTGCACTTCGTGGTCGGCAAGCTGGTGGACCACGGGCGCGCCACCGTGCTGGGCCACGGCTTTTCGTGCCACGTGTGCGTGCTGCGGCCGCAAAGCCGCGGCAGCGTCAGGCTGGCCGGCAAGGACCCGCTGGCCGCGCCGCTGATCGACCCGGCCTTTTTGCAGGAGGGCGACGACGTGCGGCGGCTGGTCAGGGGCTTCCGGCAGATGCGTGAGATCCTGGGCCAGAACGCGCTGGCGCGCCACGGCGGACGCGAGCAGTCGGCCGGCGCGCGCAGCGACGCCGAGATCGAGGCCTTTGTGCGCCAGCACGCCGACACCATTTACCACCCCGTGGGCAGTTGCCGCATGGGCCGCGGGCCGATGGACGTGGTGGACGACCGGCTGCGCGTGCGCGGCATCGAGCGCCTGCGCGTGGTCGACGCCTCCGTCATGCCCAGCGTGCCGGGGGGCAACACCAACGCGCCGGTGGTGATGATGGCCGAGAAGGCGGCGTGGATGATCGGGCGCGATGGGGCGTGA
- a CDS encoding MerR family transcriptional regulator has product MNIGELARHTGLAASRIRFYERIGLLKTVQRQANGYRSYPADAVLTLRLIAAGQRAGFSLDELRTLLPGGLAGWEHDTLIDTLRRKVQDIEVLQAQLAQSRAQLLELVAQIEARPADMDCAANARRVLAEMRLDDAPARGA; this is encoded by the coding sequence ATGAACATCGGAGAGCTCGCCCGGCACACCGGCCTGGCCGCCTCGCGCATCCGCTTCTACGAGCGCATCGGCCTGCTCAAGACCGTGCAACGCCAGGCCAACGGCTACCGCAGCTACCCCGCCGATGCGGTGCTGACGCTGCGATTGATCGCTGCCGGGCAGCGCGCGGGCTTCAGCCTGGACGAGCTGCGCACGCTGCTGCCGGGCGGGCTGGCCGGCTGGGAGCACGACACCCTGATCGACACGCTGCGCCGCAAGGTGCAGGACATCGAGGTGCTGCAGGCCCAGCTGGCGCAAAGCAGGGCGCAGCTGCTGGAGCTGGTGGCGCAGATCGAGGCCAGGCCCGCCGACATGGACTGCGCCGCCAACGCCCGGCGCGTGCTGGCGGAGATGCGGCTGGATGATGCGCCCGCCAGGGGCGCTTGA
- a CDS encoding type 1 glutamine amidotransferase domain-containing protein, with protein MPRRILHVVSNVARYGDSAEPTGLWLSELTHAWQVFAAKGYEQRIVSPKGGASPLEPRSLQWPNLDATAKAWLADAARMALLADTARPDAIDPAGFDAIYFTGGHAVMWDFPDAQELQRITRAIYERGGVVSSVCHGYCGLLNTTLSDGALLVAGRRLTGFSWREEVLAGVARKVPYNAEQEMQRRGALYEKALLPFVSKVVVDGRLVTGQNPQSARATAERVAALLG; from the coding sequence ATGCCTCGCCGCATCCTTCACGTCGTCAGCAACGTCGCCCGCTACGGCGATTCGGCCGAGCCGACCGGCCTGTGGCTGTCGGAGCTGACCCACGCCTGGCAGGTCTTCGCCGCGAAAGGCTACGAGCAACGCATCGTGAGCCCGAAGGGTGGCGCCTCGCCGCTGGAGCCGCGCTCGCTCCAATGGCCGAACCTGGACGCGACCGCGAAGGCGTGGCTGGCCGATGCGGCGCGCATGGCGCTGCTGGCGGACACGGCCCGGCCCGACGCCATCGACCCGGCCGGCTTCGACGCGATCTACTTCACCGGCGGGCACGCCGTCATGTGGGACTTCCCCGACGCGCAAGAACTGCAGCGGATCACGCGCGCCATCTACGAACGCGGCGGTGTCGTCTCATCCGTGTGCCACGGCTACTGCGGCCTGCTGAACACGACGCTGTCGGACGGCGCGCTGCTGGTCGCCGGGCGCAGGCTCACCGGCTTTTCGTGGCGCGAGGAGGTGCTGGCCGGCGTTGCCCGCAAGGTGCCCTACAACGCCGAGCAGGAGATGCAGCGGCGCGGCGCGCTCTACGAGAAAGCGCTGCTGCCCTTCGTCTCCAAGGTGGTGGTCGATGGGCGACTGGTGACCGGCCAGAACCCGCAGTCGGCCAGGGCGACGGCTGAGCGAGTGGCCGCGCTGCTGGGCTGA
- a CDS encoding FAD-dependent oxidoreductase, producing the protein MKQVEQALVVGGGIAGCAAAIALAQAGARVTLLEKQREWKFQSSGIFIYHNALEALDRLGVLPQIMASGFAIADGRNVYLDERGAPITETRYPSRRPEIAPIVGIRRAELHRILAGRLGALGVGIRLGTTAVRIEQDAEDLVTVALSDGTTGQHDLVVGAEGIRSPIRRLLAGPLEPAYTGFGVWRSVHPRPKDLTAKIMMMGRGKRLGIMPISQDQLYLFGTVPELAGQWYERADWPALMQARFAEFEGPARPFLRALSEPGAEVLYTAVEEVAAPLPWHRGRVVMIGDAAHASTPFMGQGGAMALEDAVLLAHGLARGPDVETALRAFGQARQPLCQFVQEASRRVGEAGAQEDAAAIAARGETMRRGAQRQVHDFYARMDALRGPWPDSAGQETTS; encoded by the coding sequence ATGAAACAGGTGGAACAGGCGCTGGTCGTGGGCGGCGGGATCGCCGGCTGCGCGGCGGCGATCGCGCTGGCGCAGGCCGGCGCGCGGGTGACGCTGCTGGAGAAGCAGCGGGAATGGAAATTCCAGAGCTCGGGCATCTTCATCTATCACAACGCTCTGGAGGCGCTCGACCGCCTCGGGGTGCTGCCGCAGATCATGGCGAGCGGCTTCGCCATTGCCGACGGCCGCAACGTCTACCTGGACGAGCGCGGCGCGCCGATCACCGAGACGCGCTACCCGTCCCGGCGCCCGGAGATCGCGCCCATCGTCGGCATCCGCCGCGCCGAGCTGCACCGCATCCTGGCCGGGCGCCTGGGCGCGCTCGGTGTCGGCATCCGGCTGGGCACGACGGCCGTGCGGATCGAGCAGGATGCGGAGGACCTCGTCACCGTCGCGCTCTCCGATGGCACCACGGGCCAGCATGACCTCGTGGTCGGCGCGGAGGGCATACGCTCGCCCATCCGCCGCCTGCTCGCCGGCCCGCTGGAGCCGGCCTACACCGGGTTCGGCGTCTGGCGCAGCGTGCACCCGCGGCCGAAGGACCTCACGGCCAAGATCATGATGATGGGCCGCGGCAAGCGGCTCGGCATCATGCCGATCAGCCAGGATCAGCTGTACCTGTTCGGCACCGTGCCCGAGCTCGCGGGGCAGTGGTACGAGCGCGCCGACTGGCCGGCGCTGATGCAGGCGCGCTTCGCCGAGTTCGAGGGTCCGGCGCGCCCGTTCCTGCGTGCGCTCTCGGAGCCCGGCGCCGAGGTGCTCTACACCGCCGTGGAGGAGGTCGCCGCCCCGCTGCCCTGGCACCGCGGCCGCGTGGTCATGATCGGCGACGCGGCGCATGCCTCCACGCCCTTCATGGGGCAGGGCGGCGCGATGGCGCTGGAGGACGCGGTGCTGCTGGCGCACGGGCTCGCGCGCGGGCCCGACGTGGAGACCGCGCTGCGCGCCTTCGGCCAGGCGCGCCAGCCCCTGTGCCAGTTCGTGCAGGAGGCCTCGCGCAGGGTCGGCGAGGCCGGGGCGCAGGAAGACGCGGCCGCCATCGCCGCGCGCGGAGAAACCATGCGGCGCGGCGCGCAGCGGCAGGTTCATGACTTCTACGCGCGGATGGATGCGCTGCGCGGCCCCTGGCCGGATTCAGCGGGCCAGGAAACGACCTCCTGA
- a CDS encoding 3-hydroxybutyryl-CoA dehydrogenase — protein sequence MNITTVGIVGAGTMGNGIAQACAVSGIRVVMVDIAQAAVDKGLATVGKSLDRLLQKDKITEADKAAALGRIQGSTSYDDLKAAQLVIEAATENHALKNKILAQLDGLLPPEVIIATNTSSISITQLAAVTQRPDRFVGMHFFNPVPMMALVEIIRGLQTSDATHDAVKDLAVRLGKSPITVRNAPGFVVNRILVPMINEAFFVLAEGLATPEDIDTGMRLGCNHPIGPLALADMVGLDVCLAVMEVYLEQFGDSKYRPCPLLREYVAAGHLGRKTGRGVYHY from the coding sequence ATGAACATCACCACCGTCGGCATCGTGGGCGCAGGCACCATGGGCAATGGCATCGCGCAGGCCTGCGCCGTCTCGGGCATCCGGGTCGTCATGGTCGACATCGCCCAGGCGGCGGTCGACAAGGGCCTGGCCACCGTGGGCAAGAGCCTGGATCGCCTGCTGCAAAAGGACAAGATCACCGAGGCCGACAAGGCCGCCGCGCTGGGCCGCATCCAGGGCAGCACCAGCTACGACGACCTGAAGGCCGCGCAACTCGTCATCGAGGCCGCCACCGAGAACCACGCGCTCAAGAACAAGATCCTGGCCCAGCTCGACGGCCTGCTGCCGCCCGAGGTCATCATCGCCACCAACACCTCGTCGATCTCCATCACGCAGCTGGCCGCCGTCACGCAGCGCCCCGACCGCTTCGTCGGCATGCACTTCTTCAACCCGGTGCCCATGATGGCGCTGGTGGAGATCATCCGCGGCCTGCAGACCAGCGACGCCACGCACGACGCCGTCAAGGACCTGGCCGTGCGCCTGGGCAAGTCGCCCATCACGGTCAGGAACGCGCCGGGCTTCGTCGTCAACCGCATCCTGGTGCCCATGATCAACGAGGCCTTCTTCGTGCTGGCCGAGGGCCTGGCCACGCCCGAGGACATCGACACCGGCATGCGCCTGGGCTGCAACCACCCCATCGGCCCGCTGGCCCTGGCCGACATGGTGGGCCTGGACGTGTGCCTGGCGGTGATGGAGGTGTACCTGGAGCAGTTCGGCGACAGCAAGTACCGCCCCTGCCCCCTGCTGCGCGAATACGTCGCCGCCGGCCACCTGGGCCGCAAGACCGGACGCGGCGTGTACCACTACTGA
- the psd gene encoding phosphatidylserine decarboxylase (Phosphatidylserine decarboxylase is synthesized as a single chain precursor. Generation of the pyruvoyl active site from a Ser is coupled to cleavage of a Gly-Ser bond between the larger (beta) and smaller (alpha chains). It is an integral membrane protein.) has translation MAESWAVRAQYLLPKKLITQAAGAFARAELGALTHAAIRRFVARYGVDMGEAAEPDVARYASFNDFFTRALRDGARPLTQADYLCPVDGAISQFGAIERDQIFQAKGHAYSTRALLACDAREAAAFDNGQFATLYLSPRDYHRIHMPCAARLQRMAHVPGELFSVNPATARGVPGLFARNERVVCWFDTARGPMVLVLVGATIVGSMATVWHGVVNPPRPGQVRRWDYAGQSVELARGAEMGRFLLGSTVVLLWPHGTLRFNPGWAPGGAIRMGEAMGKALG, from the coding sequence ATGGCTGAAAGCTGGGCCGTGCGGGCGCAGTACCTGCTGCCCAAGAAGCTCATCACGCAGGCGGCGGGCGCCTTTGCGCGCGCCGAGCTGGGCGCGCTCACGCACGCGGCCATCCGCCGCTTCGTGGCGCGCTACGGCGTGGACATGGGCGAGGCGGCCGAGCCGGACGTGGCCCGCTACGCCAGCTTCAACGACTTCTTCACCCGCGCGCTGCGCGACGGCGCGCGCCCGCTGACGCAGGCCGACTACCTGTGCCCGGTCGACGGCGCCATCAGCCAGTTCGGCGCCATCGAGCGCGACCAGATCTTCCAGGCCAAGGGCCACGCCTACAGCACGCGTGCCCTGCTGGCGTGCGACGCGCGCGAGGCGGCGGCGTTCGACAACGGCCAGTTCGCCACGCTGTACCTGAGCCCGCGCGACTACCACCGCATCCACATGCCCTGCGCCGCGCGCCTGCAGCGCATGGCGCACGTGCCGGGCGAGCTGTTTTCGGTCAACCCCGCCACCGCGCGCGGCGTGCCGGGCCTGTTTGCGCGCAACGAGCGCGTGGTGTGCTGGTTCGACACCGCGCGCGGCCCCATGGTGCTGGTGCTGGTGGGCGCCACCATCGTCGGCAGCATGGCCACCGTGTGGCACGGCGTGGTCAACCCGCCGCGGCCGGGGCAGGTGCGGCGCTGGGACTACGCCGGCCAGTCCGTCGAGCTGGCCCGGGGCGCCGAGATGGGGCGCTTTCTGCTGGGCTCCACCGTGGTGCTGCTGTGGCCGCACGGCACGTTGCGCTTCAACCCCGGCTGGGCGCCCGGCGGCGCCATCCGCATGGGCGAGGCGATGGGCAAGGCGCTGGGGTAA
- a CDS encoding ABC transporter permease — protein MTADSNAPSLWAPPRPSLRWWPVFLRNWLVWRKLAIPSLLANIGEPLIWLVAFGYGLGSMIGQVSTHGQQVPYILYLASGSVCMSAMNAASFEALYSAFSRMHVQKTWDGILNTPVQLDDVVLAEMLWAGFKALFSVTIIMGVIWALDISRTPRMWLAVPILLGAGITFASMALVFNAKAPGYDFFTYYFTLVLSPMMFLSGVFFPRDQLPEAARVVTDWLPLTAAVELARPLFLGQWPQQPWRWAAVLAAYAVVGLWVALAFTRQRFRR, from the coding sequence ATGACGGCTGACTCCAACGCTCCCTCCCTCTGGGCCCCGCCGCGCCCCTCGCTGCGCTGGTGGCCGGTGTTCCTGCGCAACTGGCTGGTGTGGCGCAAGCTGGCCATCCCCAGCCTGCTGGCCAACATCGGCGAGCCGCTGATCTGGCTGGTGGCCTTCGGCTACGGCCTGGGCAGCATGATCGGGCAGGTGTCCACGCACGGCCAGCAGGTGCCCTACATCCTGTACCTGGCCAGCGGCTCGGTGTGCATGAGCGCCATGAACGCGGCCAGCTTCGAGGCGCTGTACTCGGCCTTCTCGCGCATGCACGTGCAAAAGACCTGGGACGGCATCCTCAACACCCCCGTGCAGCTCGACGACGTGGTGCTGGCCGAGATGCTGTGGGCCGGCTTCAAGGCGCTGTTCTCGGTCACCATCATCATGGGCGTGATCTGGGCGCTGGACATCAGCCGCACGCCGCGCATGTGGCTGGCCGTGCCGATCCTGCTGGGCGCCGGCATCACCTTCGCCAGCATGGCCCTGGTGTTCAACGCCAAGGCGCCGGGCTACGACTTCTTCACCTACTACTTCACGCTGGTGCTCTCGCCCATGATGTTCCTGTCGGGCGTGTTCTTTCCGCGCGATCAGCTGCCCGAGGCCGCGCGCGTGGTGACCGACTGGCTGCCGCTGACGGCGGCGGTCGAGCTGGCGCGCCCATTGTTTTTGGGCCAGTGGCCGCAGCAGCCCTGGCGCTGGGCAGCCGTGCTGGCGGCGTACGCGGTGGTGGGGCTGTGGGTGGCGCTGGCGTTCACGCGGCAGCGGTTTCGGCGTTGA
- a CDS encoding fumarylacetoacetate hydrolase family protein codes for MTDFVFPPIPQASVAVRGSRQRYAVGRIFCVGRNYAAHAREMGGNPDREPPFFFNKAPAHLLASGATVPYPPGTRDYHHEMELVVAIGQPAFRIAPEQGQACVWGYACGLDMTRRDLQGEAKKAGRPWSFGKDFEHAAVIGELVPASQTGALARGRIELAVNGQTRQQGDLADLIWSVPEVVANLSQYYHLQPGDLIYTGTPEGVGAVQPGDVLAGRIEGVGEIQLTIGQPE; via the coding sequence ATGACCGACTTCGTCTTTCCCCCTATTCCTCAGGCCAGCGTGGCCGTGCGCGGCAGCCGCCAGCGCTATGCCGTGGGCCGCATTTTCTGCGTCGGCCGCAACTACGCCGCGCATGCGCGCGAGATGGGCGGCAACCCCGACCGCGAGCCGCCGTTCTTCTTCAACAAGGCGCCGGCGCACCTGCTGGCCAGCGGCGCCACGGTGCCCTATCCGCCCGGCACGCGCGACTACCACCATGAGATGGAGCTGGTGGTGGCCATCGGCCAACCCGCGTTCCGCATCGCGCCCGAGCAGGGCCAGGCCTGCGTGTGGGGCTACGCCTGCGGGCTGGACATGACGCGGCGCGACCTGCAGGGCGAGGCCAAGAAGGCCGGGCGTCCCTGGAGCTTTGGCAAGGACTTCGAGCATGCCGCCGTCATCGGCGAGCTGGTGCCGGCCAGCCAGACGGGCGCGCTGGCCCGCGGGCGCATCGAGCTGGCCGTCAACGGCCAGACGCGCCAGCAGGGCGACCTGGCCGACCTGATCTGGAGCGTGCCCGAGGTCGTCGCCAACCTGTCGCAGTACTACCACCTGCAGCCGGGCGATCTGATCTACACCGGCACGCCCGAAGGTGTGGGCGCGGTGCAGCCGGGCGACGTGCTGGCCGGGCGCATCGAGGGCGTGGGCGAAATCCAGCTGACCATCGGCCAGCCCGAGTGA
- a CDS encoding PhzF family phenazine biosynthesis protein, which yields MTQPRPFAQIDVFTAQPGLGNPVAVVLDASGLDDAAMQRFARWTNLSETTFVLPPTDARADYALRIFTPGGELPFAGHPTLGSCFAWLAAGGQPKAADRIVQQCAQGLVDLRRSGERLAFAAPPSRQGDVAPELLAAVVQALGLPPGQVRRAQWLDNGPRWLTLWLDSADTVLALAPDHARLAAIGQKVGVAGMHQAQAAAPLIARSSREARAFGAAAEAPLIEVRAFAAPIGVPEDPVTGSLNASLAQWLIEAGELPVRYLAAQGSALGRAGRVHVERDAAGTVWVGGDCMAVIRGAVQW from the coding sequence ATGACCCAGCCGCGCCCCTTCGCCCAGATCGACGTCTTCACCGCCCAGCCCGGCCTGGGCAACCCGGTGGCCGTGGTGCTGGACGCCAGCGGCCTGGATGACGCCGCCATGCAGCGCTTTGCGCGCTGGACCAATCTGTCCGAGACCACCTTCGTGCTGCCGCCCACCGATGCACGCGCCGACTACGCCTTGCGCATCTTCACGCCCGGCGGCGAGCTGCCCTTTGCCGGCCACCCCACGCTGGGCTCGTGCTTTGCGTGGCTGGCCGCGGGTGGCCAGCCGAAGGCGGCCGATCGCATCGTGCAGCAGTGCGCGCAGGGCCTGGTCGACTTGCGGCGCAGCGGCGAGCGCCTGGCCTTTGCCGCGCCGCCCAGCCGCCAGGGCGATGTGGCGCCCGAGTTGCTGGCCGCTGTCGTGCAGGCCCTGGGTCTGCCGCCCGGCCAGGTGCGGCGCGCGCAGTGGCTGGACAACGGCCCGCGCTGGCTCACCCTGTGGCTGGACAGCGCCGACACCGTGCTGGCGCTGGCGCCGGACCACGCCAGGCTGGCCGCCATCGGACAAAAAGTGGGTGTGGCCGGCATGCATCAAGCCCAAGCAGCTGCGCCATTGATAGCACGCTCGAGCCGCGAGGCGCGCGCCTTCGGCGCCGCCGCCGAGGCGCCGCTGATCGAGGTGCGCGCCTTCGCCGCACCCATCGGCGTACCCGAAGACCCGGTCACCGGCAGCCTGAACGCCAGCCTGGCGCAGTGGCTGATCGAGGCCGGCGAACTGCCCGTGCGCTACCTGGCCGCGCAAGGCTCCGCGCTGGGCCGCGCCGGGCGCGTGCACGTCGAGCGCGACGCGGCCGGCACGGTGTGGGTCGGTGGCGACTGCATGGCGGTCATCCGCGGCGCGGTGCAGTGGTAG
- a CDS encoding NAD-dependent epimerase/dehydratase family protein has protein sequence MQTILGANGQIATELARELRRSHTDGIRLVSRTPRKVNDTDTLVSANLLDARQTAQAVQGSRVVYFTAGLPPDTALWEAQFPTMLKNALDACRTAGAKFAYFDNTYMYPQDARLQTEDTPFAPVGRKGRVRAAMASMVLEEMARGEIPVLIGRAPEFYGPGKTQSFTNALVIERLQAGRKPRVPMRDDTRRTLIWTPDASRALAALGNAPDAFGQTWHLPCCDDRPTYRQFVGMAAEVFGRKPAYTVIGPWTLAAAALFSSRVREIQELLPRYAHDNLFDSTRFKRRFPAFGVTTYREGLERIRQGWAGR, from the coding sequence ATGCAGACCATCCTGGGCGCGAACGGACAGATCGCCACGGAACTGGCGCGCGAACTGCGGCGCAGCCACACGGACGGGATACGGCTGGTGAGCCGCACCCCGCGCAAGGTGAACGACACGGACACGCTGGTGTCCGCCAACCTGCTCGACGCGCGGCAGACGGCGCAGGCGGTCCAGGGCAGCCGCGTGGTCTATTTCACCGCCGGGCTGCCGCCGGATACAGCCTTGTGGGAAGCGCAGTTCCCCACGATGCTGAAGAACGCCCTCGATGCGTGCCGCACGGCGGGCGCCAAGTTCGCCTACTTCGACAACACCTACATGTACCCGCAGGACGCCCGGCTGCAGACCGAGGACACGCCCTTCGCGCCCGTGGGCCGCAAGGGCCGGGTGCGCGCGGCGATGGCGTCCATGGTGCTGGAGGAAATGGCGCGCGGCGAAATCCCCGTGCTCATCGGTCGCGCGCCCGAGTTCTATGGGCCGGGCAAGACGCAGAGCTTCACCAACGCGCTGGTCATCGAGCGGCTCCAGGCCGGCCGCAAGCCCCGCGTGCCGATGCGCGACGACACGCGGCGCACGCTCATCTGGACACCCGACGCCAGCCGCGCGCTGGCGGCCCTGGGCAACGCACCCGACGCCTTCGGGCAGACCTGGCACCTGCCCTGCTGCGACGACCGGCCGACCTACAGGCAGTTCGTCGGCATGGCCGCCGAGGTGTTCGGCCGCAAGCCCGCCTACACCGTCATCGGCCCATGGACCCTGGCCGCCGCCGCCCTCTTCTCCAGCCGGGTGCGCGAGATCCAGGAACTGCTGCCCCGCTACGCACACGACAACCTGTTCGACTCCACCCGGTTCAAGCGCCGCTTCCCGGCATTCGGGGTGACCACGTACCGCGAGGGGCTGGAGCGGATTCGGCAAGGGTGGGCGGGCCGATAG
- a CDS encoding CbiX/SirB N-terminal domain-containing protein, with amino-acid sequence MTGPSDRPAIVLFAHGSRDPQWAAPLQALQAAVQRHAGPGRAVRVAYLERMAPTLAEVLDELAASGHGRIDLVPVFWAAGGHVLQDLPALIDSARGRYPGLDVRVQPALSGWPGIMDWLAERIVGEDPATAPCRG; translated from the coding sequence GTGACCGGTCCATCCGATCGCCCCGCCATCGTGCTGTTCGCCCACGGCTCGCGCGACCCGCAGTGGGCCGCGCCCCTGCAGGCGCTGCAGGCCGCGGTGCAGCGCCACGCAGGCCCCGGCCGCGCGGTGCGCGTCGCCTACCTGGAGCGCATGGCGCCCACGCTGGCCGAGGTGCTGGATGAACTGGCCGCCAGCGGGCACGGGCGCATCGACCTGGTGCCCGTCTTCTGGGCCGCGGGCGGACACGTGCTGCAGGACTTGCCGGCGCTGATCGACAGCGCCCGCGGCAGGTACCCCGGCCTGGACGTGCGCGTGCAGCCGGCCCTGTCGGGCTGGCCGGGCATCATGGACTGGCTGGCCGAGCGGATCGTGGGCGAGGACCCTGCAACTGCGCCGTGCCGCGGATGA
- a CDS encoding ATP-binding cassette domain-containing protein produces MTDLPPLLDIRDLVKSYGGTRVVDGVSLAIAPGECLGVIGPNGAGKTTTIRLALGLTAPEAGQIHYFARQDGSALAMPRDALAIKQRLGVVSQFDSLDPDFDCAENLFVFGRYFGLGRRELAERVPQLLAFAALSHKARARPGELSGGMRRRLSLARALINNPDLLLLDEPTTGLDPQARHLMWERLQMLLAQGKSILLTTHFMDEAERLCHRLLVIDHGRKIAEGAPRALIAEHLEPEVVEVYGNGALQLAASPLAAHAERVETSGETVFFYTRHARTLLQALEGHPGLRTLHRPANLEDLFLKLTGRQIRDDG; encoded by the coding sequence ATGACCGACCTGCCGCCGCTGCTGGACATCCGCGATCTCGTCAAGAGCTACGGCGGCACGCGCGTGGTCGATGGCGTGTCGCTGGCCATCGCGCCGGGCGAGTGCCTGGGCGTGATCGGCCCCAACGGCGCCGGCAAGACCACCACCATCCGCCTGGCCCTGGGCCTGACGGCGCCCGAGGCGGGGCAGATCCACTACTTCGCGCGCCAGGACGGATCGGCCCTGGCCATGCCGCGCGACGCGCTGGCCATCAAGCAGCGCCTGGGCGTGGTGTCGCAGTTCGACTCGCTGGACCCGGACTTCGACTGCGCCGAGAACCTGTTCGTCTTCGGCCGCTACTTCGGCCTGGGCCGCCGGGAGCTGGCCGAGCGCGTGCCCCAGCTGCTGGCGTTTGCCGCGTTGTCGCACAAGGCCAGGGCGCGGCCCGGCGAGCTGTCGGGCGGCATGCGCCGGCGCCTGTCGCTGGCGCGCGCGCTCATCAACAACCCCGACCTGCTGCTGCTGGACGAGCCCACCACGGGGCTGGACCCGCAGGCGCGCCACCTGATGTGGGAGCGCCTGCAGATGCTACTGGCGCAGGGCAAGTCGATTTTGCTGACCACGCACTTCATGGACGAGGCCGAGCGCCTGTGCCACCGCCTGCTGGTGATCGACCACGGCCGCAAGATCGCCGAGGGCGCGCCGCGCGCGCTGATCGCCGAGCACCTGGAGCCCGAGGTGGTCGAGGTGTACGGCAACGGCGCGCTGCAGCTGGCCGCGTCGCCGCTGGCCGCGCACGCCGAGCGGGTGGAGACCAGCGGCGAGACGGTGTTCTTCTACACCCGCCACGCGCGCACCCTGCTGCAGGCGCTGGAGGGCCACCCCGGCCTGCGCACGCTGCACCGGCCGGCCAACCTGGAAGATTTGTTCCTCAAGCTGACGGGACGCCAAATTCGCGATGACGGCTGA